A section of the Desulfobacterales bacterium genome encodes:
- a CDS encoding gliding motility protein has translation MPVFNIAKREIEAKIVYYGPGRGGKTTNLEYAYKAFKKQVMGEMVAINTEGDRTLFFDFLPIGLGKIQGCDVKVQLYTVPGQVQYKSTRKLVLQGVDGLVFVADSMVVRREKNMIALKDLSDNLKEYGMSIFKIPLILQYNKRDLEGKVPIMSIEEMEHDLNRQLKVPSFPGSAVTGEGVGKTLQECLKLTLKSLQKELNWAGK, from the coding sequence ATGCCTGTTTTTAATATAGCAAAACGTGAAATTGAAGCAAAAATAGTATATTATGGTCCAGGCCGTGGTGGTAAAACTACAAATCTTGAATATGCTTATAAAGCTTTTAAAAAACAAGTAATGGGTGAAATGGTTGCAATAAACACAGAAGGTGACCGTACTTTGTTTTTTGATTTTTTACCAATAGGTTTAGGTAAAATTCAAGGGTGTGATGTAAAGGTTCAATTATATACAGTACCGGGTCAGGTTCAATATAAATCTACAAGAAAATTGGTTTTGCAAGGAGTTGATGGACTTGTTTTTGTAGCAGATTCAATGGTTGTGAGGCGGGAAAAAAATATGATTGCTTTAAAAGACCTCAGTGACAACCTTAAAGAATATGGTATGAGTATTTTTAAAATTCCTCTGATCCTGCAGTATAATAAGAGGGATTTAGAAGGTAAAGTTCCAATAATGTCAATAGAAGAGATGGAGCATGATTTGAATAGGCAGCTTAAAGTGCCTTCTTTTCCTGGAAGTGCTGTTACTGGAGAAGGAGTAGGAAAAACTCTTCAAGAATGTCTTAAACTTACCTTAAAATCACTTCAAAAAGAATTAAATTGGGCGGGCAAATAA